One Halobaculum roseum DNA segment encodes these proteins:
- a CDS encoding SDR family NAD(P)-dependent oxidoreductase, with product MSDDTAAAFDPATAFDLSDRVAVVTGGTRGIGRAIALGLANAGADVVPTSRTAENVEDAVSAVESRGVDSLAHPIDVTDPEAVTDLMAAVEADLGGPDIVVNNAGVSVDGALGPPEATTEDDTEFLLDVNLRGVFRCARAAAESLRASDGGVMVNVASVAGLVGLPRQHPYVASKHGLVGITKSMALDWAPEVRVNAVAPGYVLTDMTAGIEGDEQLMASIRDRTPLSRFAEAAEIAGPVVFLASDAASYVTGACLAVDGGWTAR from the coding sequence ATGAGCGACGACACAGCCGCCGCCTTCGATCCCGCCACCGCCTTCGACCTCTCGGACCGCGTCGCCGTCGTCACCGGCGGCACCCGCGGCATCGGCCGGGCGATCGCGCTCGGCCTGGCGAACGCCGGCGCCGACGTGGTGCCGACGAGCCGAACGGCGGAGAACGTGGAGGACGCCGTCTCGGCGGTCGAGTCCCGCGGCGTCGACTCGCTGGCGCACCCGATCGACGTGACCGACCCGGAGGCGGTGACGGACCTGATGGCGGCCGTCGAGGCCGACCTCGGCGGCCCGGACATCGTCGTCAACAACGCCGGCGTCAGCGTCGACGGCGCGCTCGGCCCGCCGGAGGCGACGACCGAGGACGACACCGAGTTCCTGCTCGACGTGAACCTCCGGGGCGTGTTCCGCTGTGCCCGCGCGGCCGCCGAATCCCTGCGCGCGAGCGACGGCGGCGTCATGGTCAACGTCGCCTCCGTCGCCGGGCTGGTCGGCCTCCCGCGCCAACACCCCTACGTCGCCTCGAAACACGGGCTCGTCGGGATCACGAAGTCGATGGCGCTCGACTGGGCGCCCGAGGTCCGCGTCAACGCCGTCGCGCCCGGTTACGTCCTCACCGACATGACCGCGGGGATCGAGGGGGACGAACAGCTGATGGCGTCCATCCGCGACCGAACCCCCCTCTCGCGGTTCGCGGAGGCCGCGGAGATAGCCGGGCCGGTCGTGTTCCTCGCGAGCGACGCCGCAAGCTACGTGACGGGCGCGTGCCTCGCGGTCGACGGCGGGTGGACGGCGCGGTGA